In Aegilops tauschii subsp. strangulata cultivar AL8/78 chromosome 3, Aet v6.0, whole genome shotgun sequence, one genomic interval encodes:
- the LOC109781138 gene encoding uncharacterized protein isoform X2, whose translation MLLRLPYARPAPSTARWRLERARARPAQLLRRGHAAASLADGAGAPLHYDPLADLLGPDVDPSPSQNTALVAEKGKLRSWVGPNGQYYRELPCPNCRGRGYTPCKKCGIDRSSLDCPMCNGKGIRMCMQCGGECVIWQESIDEQPWEEVRSSSPLKVKEDDEVDRLEIKIDTSKRPRRTYPSPSREVAMKISRSLRSLNAKTGLFTKHMKIIHQDAKLHAQRVAAIKVLLQQEIRLLKNKRHSSGILRIGSREALP comes from the exons ATGCTGCTGCGCCTTCCGTACGCCCGCCCCGCACCCTCCACAGCTCGATGGAGGCTGGAGCGGGCGCGGGCCCGGCCGGCACAGCTGCTCCGCCGAGGGCACGCCGCCGCTTCATTGGCCGACGGCGCCGGAGCGCCG CTCCACTACGACCCGTTGGCCGACCTTCTCGGCCCAGATGTCGACCCCAGCCCCTCGCA GAATACTGCCCTGGTTGCAGAGAAGGGGAAGCTGAGGTCCTGGGTTGGTCCAAATGGGCAATACTATCGGGAGCTGCCTTGCCCTAACTGTAGGGGTAGAGGATACACTCCTTGCAAAAAGTGTGGGATAGATAGATCCAGCTTGGATTGCCCTATGTGCAATGGCAAG GGGATTAGGATGTGTATGCAATGTGGTGGAGAATGTGTGATATGGCAAGAATCTATTGATGAACAACCATGGGAGGAAGTTCGATCTAG TTCACCCTTGAAAGTAAAGGAAGATGATGAGGTTGACAGACTAGAGATAAAGATCGACACCTCAAAAAGACCGAGGCGTACTTATCCATCACCATCCCGGGAAGTTGCCATGAAGATTAGCCGATCTCTAAGA AGTCTGAATGCTAAAACAGGATTGTTTACTAAGCACATGAAGATTATACACCAAGACGCCAAATTGCATGCTCAAAGAGTTGCTGCAATTAAG GTACTGCTGCAGCAAGAAATCAGGCTTCTGAAAAACAAAAGGCATTCTTCAGGGATCCTGAGAATCGGCTCAAGAGAAGCATTGCCATGA
- the LOC109781138 gene encoding uncharacterized protein isoform X1: MLLRLPYARPAPSTARWRLERARARPAQLLRRGHAAASLADGAGAPLHYDPLADLLGPDVDPSPSQNTALVAEKGKLRSWVGPNGQYYRELPCPNCRGRGYTPCKKCGIDRSSLDCPMCNGKGIRMCMQCGGECVIWQESIDEQPWEEVRSSSPLKVKEDDEVDRLEIKIDTSKRPRRTYPSPSREVAMKISRSLRSLNAKTGLFTKHMKIIHQDAKLHAQRVAAIKRTKGTAAARNQASEKQKAFFRDPENRLKRSIAMKGVKFYCSKCGEEGHRSFYCPTVRKNSAKVQFRCRLCGGKGHNSRTCGNPKSENEHQQQPRHCSQCGEKGHNRRNCPGSPEVEVGASGHITKKVNRHNSGVYSCSFCKEKGHNRRTCPKRNASLG; the protein is encoded by the exons ATGCTGCTGCGCCTTCCGTACGCCCGCCCCGCACCCTCCACAGCTCGATGGAGGCTGGAGCGGGCGCGGGCCCGGCCGGCACAGCTGCTCCGCCGAGGGCACGCCGCCGCTTCATTGGCCGACGGCGCCGGAGCGCCG CTCCACTACGACCCGTTGGCCGACCTTCTCGGCCCAGATGTCGACCCCAGCCCCTCGCA GAATACTGCCCTGGTTGCAGAGAAGGGGAAGCTGAGGTCCTGGGTTGGTCCAAATGGGCAATACTATCGGGAGCTGCCTTGCCCTAACTGTAGGGGTAGAGGATACACTCCTTGCAAAAAGTGTGGGATAGATAGATCCAGCTTGGATTGCCCTATGTGCAATGGCAAG GGGATTAGGATGTGTATGCAATGTGGTGGAGAATGTGTGATATGGCAAGAATCTATTGATGAACAACCATGGGAGGAAGTTCGATCTAG TTCACCCTTGAAAGTAAAGGAAGATGATGAGGTTGACAGACTAGAGATAAAGATCGACACCTCAAAAAGACCGAGGCGTACTTATCCATCACCATCCCGGGAAGTTGCCATGAAGATTAGCCGATCTCTAAGA AGTCTGAATGCTAAAACAGGATTGTTTACTAAGCACATGAAGATTATACACCAAGACGCCAAATTGCATGCTCAAAGAGTTGCTGCAATTAAG AGAACAAAAGGTACTGCTGCAGCAAGAAATCAGGCTTCTGAAAAACAAAAGGCATTCTTCAGGGATCCTGAGAATCGGCTCAAGAGAAGCATTGCCATGAAAG GGGTGAAATTTTACTGCAGTAAATGTGGGGAAGAAGGACATCGGAGCTTCTATTGCCCAACAGTAAGGAAAAATTCAGCCAAAGTGCAATTCAGATGCCGGTTATGTGGGGGGAAGGGACATAATAGCCGAACATGTGGAAACCCAAAGTCAGAGAATGAACATCAGCAGCAACCTCGGCACTGCAGCCAATGCGGTGAAAAGGGTCACAACCGACGAAACTGCCCTGGGTCTCCAGAGGtggaggttggcgcttctggccATATTACTAAGAAAGTTAACCGTCATAATTCAGGTGTTTATTCATGTAGCTTCTGCAAAGAAAAGGGGCATAATAGACGGACATGTCCGAAAAGAAATGCTAGCTTAGGATAA
- the LOC109781138 gene encoding uncharacterized protein isoform X3 has product MLLRLPYARPAPSTARWRLERARARPAQLLRRGHAAASLADGAGAPLHYDPLADLLGPDVDPSPSQNTALVAEKGKLRSWVGPNGQYYRELPCPNCRGRGYTPCKKCGIDRSSLDCPMCNGKGIRMCMQCGGECVIWQESIDEQPWEEVRSSSPLKVKEDDEVDRLEIKIDTSKRPRRTYPSPSREVAMKISRSLRSLNAKTGLFTKHMKIIHQDAKLHAQRVAAIKQEIRLLKNKRHSSGILRIGSREALP; this is encoded by the exons ATGCTGCTGCGCCTTCCGTACGCCCGCCCCGCACCCTCCACAGCTCGATGGAGGCTGGAGCGGGCGCGGGCCCGGCCGGCACAGCTGCTCCGCCGAGGGCACGCCGCCGCTTCATTGGCCGACGGCGCCGGAGCGCCG CTCCACTACGACCCGTTGGCCGACCTTCTCGGCCCAGATGTCGACCCCAGCCCCTCGCA GAATACTGCCCTGGTTGCAGAGAAGGGGAAGCTGAGGTCCTGGGTTGGTCCAAATGGGCAATACTATCGGGAGCTGCCTTGCCCTAACTGTAGGGGTAGAGGATACACTCCTTGCAAAAAGTGTGGGATAGATAGATCCAGCTTGGATTGCCCTATGTGCAATGGCAAG GGGATTAGGATGTGTATGCAATGTGGTGGAGAATGTGTGATATGGCAAGAATCTATTGATGAACAACCATGGGAGGAAGTTCGATCTAG TTCACCCTTGAAAGTAAAGGAAGATGATGAGGTTGACAGACTAGAGATAAAGATCGACACCTCAAAAAGACCGAGGCGTACTTATCCATCACCATCCCGGGAAGTTGCCATGAAGATTAGCCGATCTCTAAGA AGTCTGAATGCTAAAACAGGATTGTTTACTAAGCACATGAAGATTATACACCAAGACGCCAAATTGCATGCTCAAAGAGTTGCTGCAATTAAG CAAGAAATCAGGCTTCTGAAAAACAAAAGGCATTCTTCAGGGATCCTGAGAATCGGCTCAAGAGAAGCATTGCCATGA